atgtctttttttttacggatttttggaatgatgattgcggAGGTGTCATTCTGTTGAATGCATTTACTGTGGATTGTTGTTAAACGGCGGTATTAGGCCTACAACGCAAATGTGTGGATTGcattaagtggtggagtgaactgaaggatacaatatgacacgcagcgtggtagaaaaatgacgagtagcctagtggcagagaggttgtctgaagagctcaagaatcaccatttaagtcgcttttatcaaaaatgtctaatctggaggagaccatatagcctagtttgacttggttacccagtttcttgcttagcctaccaatatatcaatcgcacgccccaaaaccgcgcctggactcaagttatgtttgcatgcaaaatCACTGcaagactggtcgtcttaaaatttctatagccataaatcacacagtgttgcatagcctgctgtaggcctacattaatacaacgtgaaatttgttgacagttctcctgtttaaagtttgaattggttgggaaagtagcacttgctgatgggatgggagaggtgtttagaagcgcgcactggggcggggtcttggtgggagactcgtgcacattctgagtagaagctggagcggtttaaacatttgtgatgttttaattttttaatcaagatttattttttttaatgtagtagacctaggctactaaagcaaatacaattatttagcggaagatgaataggcgactaacaataaaaaaacgatattcagtgtattataatcaggctaggccCACGCCCACGGACCGTTtattgtgaaaatgtcccccccagtttttaaaagctatctgcgcccatgtggttgacaggtatgatgcagatgcgtgtgtactgtgcaatattgacaaaaccgtgaGGGTTGAACGTCCATGCTGAATTCgcagtagagtcaaacaatggagaAAAATGAGAGCACCGTTAGCTATCTGCCCCCCTatatgatacctccagtattgtgCAAAATGCTCTGATTTCCGCATGGCATGTGAAATTGGTGTGAGACTAGGATTTGAGTGATCAGTTTAGTTAATAGCTCCTCTTACCATTGGTGATACTAGTAGTGTGAGTGGGTAAGGCAGCAGCTAGTACACCCATGCTGCCCTTAAACGCCTCTCTTAAGACATCCACATCCTCCCTTGAGACATCCACTTCCTCCCTTGAGACATCCACTTCCTCCCTTGAGACATCCACATCCTCCCTTGAGACATCCACTTCCTCCCTTGAGACATCCACTTCCTCCCTTGAGATATCCACTTCCTCCCTTGAGATATCCACTTCATCCCTCGAGATAGCCAGTTCCTCTCTTTGGGAATTCAGAGTCACAGGCCCTGTTAGCCAGAGAAAATAAAACAGAATTTGTGTTAAAAGAGTTAAAAGAGTAAGTTAAAATAAGAGGCTGAATCATTTGCTGTTTTGTGCAAATGGTATGGATTGATTGTTATGTCTCTACAGTGTAtaatattaaccccttagcgcagagcctatactataaccttactgtcaccaaaattgtagtggctatgtcttaatctgttacttaaggccctcggtactgtcatagcaatgctgttatgatgtagttcagtattttcagcacatagtgaataggcccaccggcaaccccatctgcagtaaggcccaatctcaattcaccccttacccctaccccttacccctccaaacggagtctgcctggccGAACCCCTAATTTTTGAGAGCTACAAAGTCCCCCCCCTTacctctacccctctgccttaacgactattgggatacccctacccctacacaaaacggggGCCTTGAGATTGGGCCTAAGAGGCTACTTCCTATGACACATACCTTCATGGTGAACTTCTGGAAAGCTCCTTGGGGGTCTGTAATATAATGGCAGTGGGCAGGAAAAATGAGTGGTTAGTTGTAAGCCAATGTTGTGTTTGCTCTGTCAACTCCTGCTCTGAAAATATTCTTTGTAATTGTTGAGGCAAAGGATGTTTGGGGCATACTCACGTGGCATATACTGGTAGATGAAATGGATAGGGATGAAAGAAGTGGAGAGGGAAGGATTGGCTTCCAGTTACGACAACAGCATACCGGGCATACTGGTCGTCTTCACACTCCTGTGAGATCTGTAGACAACAGTAAAAGATAACCTTGTTGATAAACGGCTCCACAGTTAAACAAAAACCCCAGCGTATGTCTTCATGCTGGATACATATGCACAGTAGTAGGTATCCCTTGTACACATTCATtccatttattttattcattgtcATTCATTTACctaaacctgtctgtctgtctgtctgtctgtctgtctgtctgtcggtctgtcggtctgtcggtgtgttgtgtcggtgtgtgtgtgtctgtataactTACAGGAAGATATTCTTCGTGTCCCAATGAAGGGCCATCTTCTGATTTacctacacctgtgtgtgtgtgtgtgtgtgtgtgtgtgtgtgtgtgtgtgtgtgtgtgtgtgtgtgtctgtgtgtctgtgtgtgtgtctgtgtctgtgtctgtgtctgcgtctgcgtctgcgtctgtgtctgtgtctgtgtctgtgtgtgtgtctgtataactTACAGGAAGATATTCTTCGTGTCCCAATGAAGGGCCATCTTCAGCATTGACTCTTCCAGGTCTGTGGGGGCCCTCTGGGCCCTGCAGCGTACAAAGCATTGCATTAAGGAAATAAAAACAATGCATACAACTGCTCTGTGTGATTCAGTGCATGCACTATTGACATAGTTTCATCACCACTGTTCACCCCTCCAGGCCTGAGGGTACCTTTCAGGGCTTGCAGTGTTTGAAACGTCACATTGAACAAGTTTAGGCAAaacacccgtagacaaaacaacAGGATGGCAAAACATGCTGTAGAACGCCTTAcgtaatacagtacacacacttttTACATAGTGTGGGGCAAAAACAAGTTTTAAAATGGTATCTAGTCTAGTTGCTATGTGCGTTGTAGATGACATAAATGCGGAGCTATGGTGAGAACCGCTTTTTAGCTGATGCGCCGAATTTGCTTCCCACACTTCATTTGACTAAGTAGTTCCTGAATAAGTGACAGTTCTCTATTTGGTGTAGATGAGGAGGGCGTTAAACAACAGATAAACAACTCCGGCATATTTACAAACAAGCTAGGCTAAATGAAGTGGCACGGCATACTATGACTCATGAGCGTATAGAAGAAGTTAGAGCATGAGACGTCTTCTGAAAGCACATACTTGGAAAACATTGTACTAAAAGTTGAAGCTAAATGAGATTCACTTAAACTATCCAGTACTCCCAAAAATTTACTTTGGAGATATGTTTTGCCCTTACCGGGTCCAACGTGAAGGCAATCGCCATCTTTGATGTTCACGTGATACAGTGACGCACATTGAGTATCTCTTCTCGTTGCCTGAGTCTAACTACTGTAACTGACTTCTTGCCTGAACTTTATATTTCAATTAAaccaaataaatacataaatgataA
The sequence above is drawn from the Engraulis encrasicolus isolate BLACKSEA-1 unplaced genomic scaffold, IST_EnEncr_1.0 scaffold_1229_np1212, whole genome shotgun sequence genome and encodes:
- the LOC134442162 gene encoding uncharacterized protein LOC134442162; the protein is MAIAFTLDPGPEGPHRPGRVNAEDGPSLGHEEYLPISQECEDDQYARYAVVVTGSQSFPLHFFHPYPFHLPVYATPPRSFPEVHHEGPVTLNSQREELAISRDEVDISREEVDISREEVDVSREEVDVSREDVDVSREEVDVSREEVDVSREDVDVLREAFKGSMGVLAAALPTHTTSITNGVESLEPSVEDGQASGISHLVTSPREEDEGGRQARRQQEAKKKRKNRRRKRH